Proteins from a genomic interval of Paenibacillus sp. RC334:
- a CDS encoding metalloregulator ArsR/SmtB family transcription factor has translation MQLDKMVNYHKALADPTRMRILLLLSRGEMHGQALAEKLNLSQPTVTHHASKLREAGLIKERRDKNTVYFTLNPELIRQHAEATVRFIFEKGEGEEEMSEVNETLEATVLRNFFSKDGKLRQIPSQYKKKLIVLQLLAEKLEPGRVYPERELNEWIKQYHEDFATIRRELIMHQFMYREREMYELNPREMWTRWDQVR, from the coding sequence ATGCAACTGGATAAAATGGTCAATTATCATAAAGCGCTTGCTGATCCAACGCGTATGCGTATATTGCTGCTCTTGTCACGTGGAGAGATGCATGGTCAGGCTTTGGCAGAAAAACTGAATTTATCCCAACCGACTGTCACGCATCATGCTTCCAAGCTTCGTGAGGCGGGGTTAATCAAGGAGCGACGTGATAAGAATACGGTATATTTCACACTGAATCCTGAACTGATCCGGCAGCATGCCGAGGCGACAGTGCGGTTTATTTTTGAAAAAGGAGAGGGGGAGGAAGAAATGTCAGAGGTTAATGAAACGCTGGAAGCGACAGTCTTGCGTAATTTTTTTTCCAAGGACGGCAAGTTGCGTCAAATTCCCTCGCAATACAAGAAGAAGCTGATCGTGCTTCAATTGCTGGCAGAAAAGCTGGAGCCGGGTCGCGTGTATCCTGAACGTGAGCTAAACGAGTGGATTAAGCAGTACCATGAGGACTTTGCGACGATTCGGCGTGAGCTGATTATGCATCAGTTTATGTACAGGGAACGTGAAATGTATGAATTGAATCCACGTGAGATGTGGACACGCTGGGATCAAGTGCGCTAA
- a CDS encoding DUF441 domain-containing protein, translating to MDYSSLILLVLAGLGIVSGNSTVTIAMVVLLLLRVTHFHTAFPWLEKYGLTIGIIILTIGVMTPLASGKISISQVMESFLHWKSLLAIAIGILVAYLGGRGVTLMSGQPIIVTGLLIGTVIGVAFFKGVPVGPLIAAGLLSLLIGRT from the coding sequence ATGGATTACAGTTCACTCATACTGCTGGTACTGGCTGGTCTTGGAATTGTCAGCGGCAATTCCACCGTCACCATTGCCATGGTAGTACTACTGCTACTTCGGGTAACCCATTTTCATACTGCTTTCCCCTGGCTTGAAAAGTATGGATTGACGATCGGGATCATCATTCTAACCATTGGTGTGATGACCCCACTGGCCAGCGGTAAAATCAGCATTAGCCAGGTGATGGAGTCCTTCCTTCACTGGAAGTCGCTGCTCGCTATTGCCATTGGCATCCTGGTAGCCTACCTTGGCGGCCGCGGAGTAACCCTGATGTCCGGGCAGCCCATCATTGTGACGGGTTTGCTTATCGGAACTGTAATTGGTGTCGCCTTCTTCAAAGGCGTTCCTGTAGGACCGCTCATCGCCGCTGGGCTGCTGTCGCTGTTAATTGGACGCACTTAG
- a CDS encoding HesB/YadR/YfhF family protein — MSIQVTEPAAQWYIKELGLNRGDTIRFFARYSSGGGLHPGFSLGIAVEPPQHPVLQHEAAGITFYMEDQDYWYLKGHHLEVKYLEEHDDIIYTYAEEEQS; from the coding sequence ATGAGCATACAGGTAACTGAACCAGCGGCACAGTGGTACATCAAGGAGCTTGGTCTGAACCGTGGAGATACGATCCGTTTTTTTGCCCGCTATAGTTCCGGCGGTGGGTTACATCCGGGCTTTTCTCTGGGAATTGCCGTAGAGCCTCCGCAGCACCCCGTATTACAACATGAAGCGGCTGGCATTACGTTTTATATGGAGGATCAGGATTACTGGTATTTGAAGGGTCATCATCTGGAAGTGAAGTATCTGGAGGAACATGACGACATTATTTACACGTATGCCGAGGAAGAGCAGTCTTAA
- a CDS encoding L,D-transpeptidase translates to MPNYSIVVSLSDRRLYLKDGDQTVLSYPVGIGKIATQTPYGQFTIINKQPNPGGPFGAFWMGLSKPHYGIHGTNAPWSIGKLVSHGCIRMQNKDVLELQEKVSIGTPVTIQP, encoded by the coding sequence ATGCCGAATTATAGTATTGTGGTGAGTTTGTCGGATCGTCGTCTGTATTTAAAAGATGGAGATCAGACTGTACTTAGTTATCCGGTCGGTATTGGTAAAATTGCTACACAGACGCCGTACGGACAATTTACCATCATCAACAAACAGCCCAATCCCGGCGGCCCCTTCGGAGCGTTCTGGATGGGGCTGTCCAAGCCGCATTATGGCATCCACGGCACCAATGCGCCTTGGTCCATTGGCAAGCTGGTGTCGCATGGTTGCATACGTATGCAGAACAAGGATGTGCTGGAGCTTCAGGAAAAGGTGAGCATTGGCACGCCGGTCACCATACAGCCTT
- a CDS encoding YpdA family putative bacillithiol disulfide reductase, whose product MHDVVIIGGGPCGLSAAIECSRRGLQTVIIEKSNIVHSIFLYPTNMQFFSTAELLEIGDVPFSTPNDKPYRHEALAYYRKVATHYNLNVRHYEEAKTITRQDDATFTVHTVSKQGIAKTYSSRYVVVATGYFDHPNYLGIPGEQLDKVTHYFSEAHPYTGTRVAIIGGSNSAVDAAMELVRVGATIDMVYRRTELSEYIKPWVRPLFDSMVQKGKITLHLGARITEIHPDYVVVTPLETAAFRLENDFVLALTGFHPERKLLESVGVHMAEDLDKPEYDPSTMETNIPGIYVAGVIASGSNANEVFIETGRWHGRQIAEHIQS is encoded by the coding sequence ATGCACGACGTAGTCATTATCGGAGGCGGGCCTTGCGGGCTGTCCGCTGCAATCGAATGCAGTCGCAGAGGCTTGCAAACCGTCATTATCGAAAAAAGTAACATTGTTCACTCCATTTTTCTGTACCCGACAAACATGCAGTTTTTCAGCACGGCTGAACTGCTGGAAATTGGCGATGTTCCGTTCAGTACGCCTAATGACAAACCTTACCGTCATGAAGCACTGGCGTATTACCGCAAGGTAGCGACACATTATAACCTGAACGTCCGTCATTACGAGGAAGCAAAAACAATCACACGACAGGATGACGCTACATTTACTGTACATACAGTGAGCAAGCAGGGAATAGCCAAAACGTATTCGTCACGCTATGTCGTCGTGGCTACAGGATATTTTGATCATCCGAACTATTTGGGCATTCCCGGGGAACAATTAGATAAAGTTACTCATTATTTCAGTGAAGCCCATCCCTATACCGGTACGCGGGTCGCAATCATCGGCGGCAGCAACTCTGCGGTGGATGCAGCGATGGAACTCGTACGTGTCGGAGCTACAATTGACATGGTGTATCGCAGAACCGAACTGTCTGAATACATTAAGCCGTGGGTTCGTCCACTGTTCGACAGTATGGTGCAAAAAGGGAAAATCACGCTCCATCTGGGCGCCCGCATCACTGAGATTCATCCGGATTATGTAGTGGTCACCCCGTTGGAGACAGCAGCTTTCCGACTCGAAAATGATTTTGTACTGGCACTCACCGGGTTTCACCCGGAACGGAAGCTGCTGGAGTCTGTGGGTGTCCACATGGCCGAGGATCTGGACAAACCGGAATATGATCCTTCCACGATGGAGACCAATATACCGGGTATATATGTGGCGGGTGTCATCGCTTCAGGCAGCAACGCCAATGAGGTGTTCATTGAAACAGGCCGCTGGCACGGTCGCCAAATCGCTGAGCATATTCAAAGCTAA
- the rsgA gene encoding ribosome small subunit-dependent GTPase A yields the protein MSIHEYGWSDYWNGFWDQWKQSFEERAENTQVRPARLIADYGQKVKLMTMDGERWGAASGKLRHAIVDPAEMPAVGDWVAVTVPDGTSDAVIHAVLPRKSRISRQAAGFETKEQLIATNVDTLFLVNALNHDFNVRRLERYLIMAWNSGVDPVVVLSKSDLCFDVEERVAEAEGVAPGVPVIVISALQNEGREQLEAFLQPGRTVALTGSSGSGKSTIVNWLSGAEVQLTQDVREEDSRGRHTTTHRQLFPILRQAVLLDTPGMRELNLWDDSTGVANTFADITEMAQNCRFADCKHQGEAGCAVEEAVQRGELSESRVNNYRKMQRELEYQARKEADRRKKDQRSSTNQGRVGNRRGWRRDVEW from the coding sequence ATGAGTATACATGAATACGGCTGGTCTGATTACTGGAACGGCTTTTGGGATCAATGGAAACAAAGCTTTGAAGAACGAGCAGAAAATACACAGGTACGCCCTGCCCGTCTGATTGCCGATTATGGTCAAAAAGTAAAGCTTATGACTATGGATGGAGAACGCTGGGGAGCTGCTTCCGGCAAGCTGAGACATGCTATTGTCGATCCGGCAGAAATGCCGGCTGTGGGGGATTGGGTGGCTGTCACCGTGCCAGATGGAACCTCGGATGCAGTCATTCATGCCGTGCTGCCACGTAAAAGTCGGATATCCCGGCAGGCTGCCGGCTTTGAGACGAAGGAGCAGCTGATTGCGACAAATGTAGATACGCTCTTTCTCGTCAATGCACTGAATCACGATTTTAATGTGCGCAGGCTGGAACGGTATCTAATTATGGCGTGGAACAGTGGGGTCGATCCGGTCGTTGTGTTGAGCAAAAGCGATCTTTGTTTCGATGTGGAAGAGCGGGTGGCAGAAGCGGAGGGGGTTGCCCCCGGTGTGCCTGTCATCGTTATTTCCGCTTTGCAGAATGAAGGGAGAGAGCAGTTGGAGGCGTTTCTTCAACCCGGACGCACAGTTGCCTTGACAGGCTCCTCCGGCAGCGGCAAATCAACAATTGTGAACTGGCTGTCCGGGGCCGAAGTTCAGCTTACACAGGATGTGAGGGAAGAGGACAGCCGGGGTCGCCATACGACAACTCACCGACAGTTGTTCCCCATATTGAGGCAAGCCGTTCTGCTGGATACGCCGGGAATGCGTGAACTGAATCTGTGGGATGATTCCACTGGGGTCGCCAATACCTTCGCGGATATTACGGAAATGGCACAAAATTGCCGTTTTGCAGACTGCAAGCATCAAGGAGAAGCGGGATGTGCGGTAGAGGAAGCTGTGCAGCGTGGTGAGCTATCTGAATCCAGAGTGAACAACTATCGCAAAATGCAGCGGGAGCTGGAGTATCAGGCACGTAAAGAAGCAGATCGGCGGAAAAAGGATCAACGTTCAAGCACAAATCAGGGCCGAGTCGGTAATCGAAGGGGCTGGAGACGTGATGTGGAGTGGTGA
- a CDS encoding ABC transporter transmembrane domain-containing protein — MFSVLKNLSWFFKRERSRYSIGLFLLIAVGVLELAPPRLLGSAIDEIVRGSISWSSLWHYIFYILGILAVIYYITYIWMHKLFGGANLVERLLRTRFMNHLLRMTPPFFERNRTGDLMARATNDLRSVASTAGFGMLTLTDSTVYLSVVLVAMGTLISWKLTLAAVLPLPFIALAMSIYGKAVHERYTLAQDAFGDMNDQVLESVAGIRVIRAYVQERMDEKRFADITDDVFRKNLAVARMDALFEPTIRLCVGLSYVIGLGYGIYLVFHNDITLGELVSFNMYLGMMIWPMFAIGELINIMQRGSASLDRVNETLHVEPDVQDAAQPVTVNHPESITMKDVTFRYPTSSVDNLLHVNLELKRGETLGVVGRTGSGKSTLLKQLLHEYPTGSGDILISGTRLEDIAVEQLHSWIGYVPQEQILFSKSVRENIQFGKPRADDDDIMEAIRTAAFDQDLGTLSDGLDTLVGEKGIALSGGQKQRVSLARAFIGDPDILVLDDALSAVDARTEARIIDNIRRKRSGKTTLISTHRLSAVEHADRIVVLEQGRIIEEGTHNELLQTDGWYRQQYERQQVESVLTSGEVS, encoded by the coding sequence TTGTTTTCGGTACTCAAAAATTTAAGCTGGTTTTTTAAAAGAGAACGAAGCCGGTACTCGATTGGGCTGTTTTTGCTGATCGCCGTTGGCGTGCTGGAGCTTGCTCCGCCTCGGCTGCTAGGTAGCGCTATTGATGAGATCGTACGCGGTTCAATTTCATGGTCCTCGCTCTGGCATTATATTTTTTATATTTTAGGCATTCTTGCCGTCATCTACTACATTACGTACATATGGATGCACAAGCTGTTTGGGGGTGCCAATCTGGTGGAGCGCCTGTTGCGCACACGCTTTATGAACCATCTGCTGCGGATGACACCTCCATTTTTTGAACGCAATCGTACTGGTGACCTGATGGCTCGTGCTACGAACGACCTTCGCTCTGTCGCTAGTACTGCGGGCTTTGGCATGCTGACGCTAACTGACTCTACAGTTTACCTGAGCGTCGTGCTGGTCGCCATGGGTACCCTGATTAGCTGGAAGCTGACACTGGCGGCGGTCCTGCCGCTGCCATTCATCGCACTGGCAATGAGCATTTATGGCAAAGCCGTTCACGAGCGCTACACGCTGGCACAGGATGCATTTGGCGATATGAACGACCAGGTGCTGGAATCCGTGGCAGGTATCCGGGTTATTCGCGCCTATGTACAGGAAAGGATGGATGAAAAACGGTTCGCCGATATTACCGATGACGTATTTCGCAAAAATCTGGCGGTCGCCCGGATGGACGCTCTCTTCGAACCGACGATTCGCTTATGCGTAGGACTTAGCTATGTTATCGGGCTCGGATATGGTATTTATCTGGTATTTCATAACGATATCACACTGGGCGAGCTGGTATCCTTTAACATGTATCTGGGGATGATGATTTGGCCGATGTTTGCCATTGGCGAACTGATCAACATTATGCAGCGCGGTAGCGCTTCCCTCGATCGGGTAAACGAAACTCTCCATGTGGAGCCGGACGTACAAGATGCAGCTCAGCCTGTAACGGTTAACCACCCCGAGTCCATTACGATGAAAGATGTTACCTTCCGTTATCCAACCTCATCTGTTGACAATCTGTTACATGTGAATTTGGAGCTGAAACGTGGAGAAACGCTAGGTGTCGTCGGCCGAACAGGCAGCGGGAAATCCACCCTGCTCAAACAGCTACTGCATGAATACCCGACGGGTAGCGGTGACATTTTAATCTCTGGCACTCGGCTGGAGGACATTGCTGTTGAACAACTGCACAGCTGGATCGGCTACGTGCCACAGGAGCAAATTCTGTTCTCCAAATCAGTGCGTGAGAACATTCAGTTCGGTAAACCGCGTGCAGATGATGACGATATCATGGAAGCGATCCGTACCGCAGCTTTCGATCAGGATTTAGGCACCCTGTCCGATGGACTGGACACACTCGTCGGAGAAAAAGGCATAGCCCTGTCCGGCGGGCAGAAGCAACGTGTTTCGCTGGCACGCGCCTTTATCGGCGATCCGGATATTCTGGTGCTAGACGATGCACTGTCCGCGGTTGATGCTCGAACAGAAGCACGTATTATTGATAATATCCGGCGTAAACGCTCGGGTAAAACAACTCTGATCTCCACTCACCGTCTCTCGGCTGTAGAACATGCAGACCGGATCGTCGTGCTGGAGCAAGGACGCATTATTGAGGAAGGAACCCACAACGAGCTGCTTCAGACGGACGGATGGTACCGTCAACAGTATGAACGGCAGCAAGTGGAATCTGTTCTGACCTCAGGGGAGGTATCCTAA
- a CDS encoding ADP-heptose synthase produces MSRQFVTEAVMVAIYGQLLTTPAPVEYIVPYTSLLELYEFQDSTEPLMENAVDDQHVKRKVSELISYFEEPLNQKKIRRALQMPWAKSLPILFDANTSLIVINAVDTAHYGEYFDPIETELVLTAQREELPILTDQLDWIHRIIEASVPVHVYDIDDFDFAVDGPMPNNP; encoded by the coding sequence ATGTCCCGACAATTTGTAACGGAAGCTGTAATGGTTGCCATATATGGCCAACTGCTTACAACTCCCGCCCCTGTGGAATATATAGTGCCTTACACATCGTTGCTGGAGCTATACGAATTTCAGGATAGCACGGAACCGCTCATGGAAAATGCTGTTGACGATCAGCATGTGAAGCGAAAGGTAAGCGAACTGATCAGCTATTTTGAGGAGCCTTTGAATCAGAAAAAAATTCGGCGCGCGCTTCAGATGCCTTGGGCCAAAAGCTTGCCCATCCTGTTCGACGCCAACACCTCGCTGATCGTCATTAATGCCGTCGATACTGCGCATTACGGAGAATATTTTGATCCAATCGAGACTGAATTGGTACTAACAGCCCAGCGTGAAGAATTACCCATTTTGACTGATCAACTGGACTGGATTCACCGCATTATTGAAGCTTCCGTTCCTGTACATGTGTACGACATAGATGATTTTGATTTTGCAGTGGATGGTCCGATGCCTAACAACCCTTAA